In one window of Posidoniimonas corsicana DNA:
- a CDS encoding response regulator, which translates to MNLHHHAKRQPPLEKETPTMSTLLDYQMSRIATEHAATRTPRVLCIDDDPDIHTSIELALGRYDVAVEHSYYGMQGIVDALGQGPDLIISDVAMPNGDGRYLVENLRRNTATAQTPIIVLSGMRDPAIRSRLLRDGVNAFLPKPVRSTELIRQISEFIELRERDDR; encoded by the coding sequence GTGAATCTGCACCATCACGCCAAGCGGCAGCCGCCGCTGGAGAAGGAGACGCCCACCATGTCCACGCTTCTAGACTACCAGATGTCCCGCATCGCGACCGAGCACGCCGCGACCCGCACGCCCCGCGTCCTCTGCATCGACGACGACCCCGATATCCACACCAGCATCGAGCTGGCCCTGGGTCGGTACGACGTAGCGGTCGAGCACTCGTACTACGGGATGCAGGGGATCGTCGACGCGTTGGGGCAGGGACCCGACCTGATCATCTCTGACGTCGCGATGCCCAACGGCGACGGCCGCTACCTGGTTGAGAACCTCCGCCGGAACACGGCGACCGCCCAGACCCCGATTATCGTGCTCTCCGGCATGAGGGACCCCGCCATCCGCAGCCGGCTGTTGCGTGACGGCGTCAACGCATTCCTGCCGAAACCGGTCCGCTCAACAGAGCTGATCCGGCAGATCAGCGAATTCATTGAGCTCCGCGAACGGGACGACCGGTAA